A part of Kitasatospora acidiphila genomic DNA contains:
- a CDS encoding TetR/AcrR family transcriptional regulator, with the protein MKPERPKPDRPTLIADTAIALIAERGLRGLTHRAVDEAAGLPTGSTSNLARTRAALLELAITRIAELEAPEAPEAPEAPTPLPPGQPRELLTELTSTALHQALTTGRTLTIARFELALEATRRPELRAVYDKLGAGFLDFAAALLAGCGSAAPDADARRLVRWCDGVLFNSAVGSGSEHPPGREELRAEVARYLGALLAVGH; encoded by the coding sequence ATGAAGCCCGAGCGCCCGAAGCCCGACCGCCCGACGTTGATCGCCGACACCGCGATCGCGCTGATCGCCGAGCGCGGCCTGCGCGGGCTGACCCACCGGGCCGTGGACGAGGCCGCCGGGCTGCCCACCGGCTCGACCTCCAACCTGGCGCGGACCAGGGCGGCACTGCTGGAGCTGGCGATCACCCGGATCGCCGAGCTGGAGGCACCCGAAGCACCCGAAGCACCTGAAGCACCCACCCCCCTGCCGCCCGGCCAACCGCGCGAACTGCTCACGGAGTTGACCAGCACCGCCCTGCACCAGGCCCTCACCACCGGCCGCACGCTCACCATCGCCCGCTTCGAACTCGCCCTGGAAGCCACCCGCCGCCCCGAACTACGCGCCGTCTACGACAAGTTGGGCGCCGGCTTCCTGGACTTCGCGGCCGCCCTGCTGGCCGGATGCGGCTCGGCGGCACCGGACGCGGACGCCCGCCGCCTGGTCCGCTGGTGCGACGGCGTGCTGTTCAACTCCGCCGTGGGCAGCGGGAGCGAACACCCACCGGGGCGCGAGGAGTTGCGCGCGGAGGTGGCGCGCTACCTGGGGGCCCTACTGGCAGTCGGGCACTGA
- a CDS encoding SDR family oxidoreductase: protein MRIAVAGATGNIGARTAAALERDGHEVVRISRALGVDLVTGEGLDAALVGVAAVVDAISPPVLDRDGTVAYLGAATRNLLAAGERAGVRQQVLLSIAGMDRIGGGGNAHYAGKREQERLVVAGPVPWTIVPATQFHDFAELVVSWTEHDGAALVPRCWSSRSPPTTWPPSWPSSPPAKRRAATPTSPAPTRRTWSTWPAAHWRHAGAR, encoded by the coding sequence ATGCGAATCGCAGTCGCCGGTGCCACCGGGAACATCGGGGCCCGCACCGCTGCCGCCCTGGAACGCGACGGGCACGAGGTCGTCCGGATCAGCCGCGCGCTCGGCGTGGACCTGGTGACCGGGGAGGGGCTCGACGCCGCGCTGGTGGGGGTGGCCGCCGTCGTCGACGCCATCAGCCCACCGGTGCTCGACCGCGACGGGACGGTGGCGTACCTCGGTGCCGCCACCCGCAACCTGCTCGCCGCCGGGGAGCGGGCCGGCGTCCGCCAGCAGGTGCTGCTCTCGATCGCCGGCATGGACCGGATCGGCGGTGGTGGCAACGCCCACTACGCGGGCAAGCGCGAACAGGAACGCCTGGTGGTTGCCGGCCCGGTGCCGTGGACCATCGTCCCGGCCACCCAGTTCCACGACTTCGCCGAGCTGGTGGTGAGTTGGACCGAGCACGACGGTGCCGCCCTCGTCCCCCGCTGCTGGTCCAGCCGATCGCCCCCGACGACGTGGCCGCCATCCTGGCCGAGCTCGCCACCGGCGAAGCGCAGGGCCGCTACCCCGACATCGCCGGCCCCGACACGCAGGACCTGGTCGACATGGCCCGCCGCACACTGGCGGCACGCGGGCGCACGGTGA
- a CDS encoding ABC transporter ATP-binding protein, with amino-acid sequence MAQKTKALLQLSKVSRSYDNRMALHPISLSLAAGECVALLGHNGSGKSTLLRVAAGRERPTAGTVRFDGLPMDENDPRIRARVAVVGDTVAHYPDLTVREHLLLVAVAHGVADSQEWVAQVLADRLLTERADVLPSALSSGQLQALLLACALVRPRDLLLLDEPEQRLDPEARRQLAELLRGELADGVAVLLVTHHTDLAREVADRVVVLEDGRVLAEGPADQVLTRVGLR; translated from the coding sequence ATGGCCCAGAAAACCAAGGCACTCCTGCAGCTGTCCAAGGTGAGTCGCAGCTACGACAACCGGATGGCGCTGCATCCGATCAGCCTGTCACTGGCGGCGGGCGAGTGCGTGGCGCTGCTCGGGCACAACGGCTCGGGCAAGTCGACGCTGCTGCGGGTGGCCGCGGGGCGGGAGCGGCCGACGGCGGGGACGGTGCGGTTCGACGGGCTGCCGATGGACGAGAACGATCCGCGGATCCGGGCCCGGGTGGCGGTGGTCGGCGACACGGTGGCGCACTATCCGGATCTCACGGTCCGCGAGCACCTGCTGCTGGTCGCCGTCGCGCACGGGGTCGCCGACTCGCAGGAGTGGGTGGCCCAGGTCCTTGCCGACCGGCTGCTCACCGAGCGGGCCGACGTGCTGCCGTCGGCGCTCTCCTCGGGCCAGTTGCAGGCGCTGCTGCTGGCCTGCGCGCTGGTGCGGCCGCGTGACCTGCTGCTGCTGGACGAGCCGGAGCAGCGCCTCGACCCGGAGGCCAGGCGGCAGCTGGCCGAGTTGCTGCGCGGCGAGTTGGCGGACGGCGTGGCGGTGCTGCTGGTCACCCACCACACCGACCTTGCGCGTGAAGTGGCCGACCGGGTAGTGGTGTTGGAGGACGGCCGGGTGCTGGCCGAGGGTCCGGCCGACCAGGTGCTGACCCGGGTGGGTCTGCGGTGA